The following are encoded together in the bacterium genome:
- a CDS encoding methylenetetrahydrofolate reductase C-terminal domain-containing protein, producing MSDRWVSGSAFTEALHRPGGFALSVALRTHYDPSPTTRAALRERLAGCAADGLVRGFFISDRDCGPDEHSTAELAQEVLAAGAHPVVSFTLATGNRAEILDRVRTWRERGVRSLLVVTGDHPADAGGSAPHFDLDSMQTLMLLAEAAARGGGFPADLHKGCVVSPFKSSEAELMWQYARLRRKVGAGADFVVSQAGYDPRAWDELLRYCRLAGLATPAIGTVLVPDAGLARRIAAGGLPGVAMPRRLLERFSSPNTRNGLGLAAAAVAVLRGLGFRGALLSGRALAPAEVRAIAQEAERLAPSWRDCLDQFADPLPRFAYFRKDEASGLNEDRATELTRRAVPHPMYVFSRGVDHLLFGPVKPVFRLLSRVCRFCDTRPGWKKALWCLEYLSKVPLYRCRMCGDCTLYACGFFCSEARCPKRMVNGPCGGSRDGRCELPAGGTCMWVKAYDCLKTRTARPTFTAPPVPPKDRGLEGSCSWINFCLGRDHRRGRIDTHERAEDQG from the coding sequence GTGAGTGACCGGTGGGTGAGCGGCTCGGCGTTCACCGAGGCCCTGCACCGGCCGGGCGGCTTCGCCCTCTCCGTCGCGCTGCGCACCCACTACGACCCCTCGCCCACCACCCGTGCGGCGCTGCGCGAGCGGCTCGCCGGGTGCGCGGCGGACGGACTGGTCCGGGGATTCTTCATCTCCGACCGCGACTGCGGCCCCGACGAGCACTCCACCGCGGAGCTGGCGCAGGAGGTCCTCGCCGCCGGCGCGCATCCGGTCGTCTCCTTCACGCTCGCCACGGGGAACCGCGCGGAGATCCTCGATCGCGTGCGCACCTGGCGGGAGCGCGGCGTGCGCAGTCTCCTCGTGGTGACCGGCGATCACCCGGCCGACGCCGGAGGCAGCGCGCCGCACTTCGACCTGGACAGCATGCAGACCCTGATGCTCCTGGCGGAGGCGGCCGCGCGCGGCGGCGGCTTCCCGGCCGACCTGCACAAGGGATGCGTGGTCTCGCCCTTCAAGAGCAGCGAGGCGGAGCTGATGTGGCAGTATGCGCGGCTGCGGCGCAAGGTGGGCGCCGGCGCGGACTTCGTGGTCTCACAGGCGGGATACGACCCGCGCGCCTGGGACGAACTGCTGCGCTACTGCCGGCTCGCGGGGCTCGCGACGCCGGCGATCGGCACCGTGCTCGTCCCCGACGCGGGCCTGGCGCGGCGCATTGCCGCAGGCGGCCTGCCCGGCGTGGCCATGCCGCGGAGGCTGCTCGAGCGCTTCTCCTCCCCGAACACGCGCAACGGCCTCGGACTCGCGGCGGCGGCCGTCGCGGTCCTGCGCGGGCTGGGCTTTCGCGGGGCCCTGCTCTCCGGCAGGGCGCTGGCACCCGCGGAGGTGCGCGCCATCGCGCAGGAGGCCGAGCGCCTCGCGCCCAGCTGGCGGGACTGCCTCGATCAGTTCGCGGACCCCCTGCCGCGCTTCGCCTATTTCCGCAAGGACGAGGCGAGCGGCCTCAACGAGGACCGCGCCACCGAGCTGACGCGCCGCGCCGTGCCGCACCCGATGTACGTCTTCAGCCGGGGCGTGGACCACCTGCTGTTCGGACCGGTCAAGCCGGTCTTCCGCCTGCTCTCGCGGGTCTGCCGTTTCTGCGACACCCGGCCCGGCTGGAAGAAGGCGCTCTGGTGCCTGGAGTACCTCTCGAAGGTCCCGCTCTACCGCTGCCGGATGTGCGGCGACTGCACGCTCTACGCCTGCGGCTTCTTCTGCAGCGAGGCCCGCTGTCCCAAGCGCATGGTCAACGGGCCGTGCGGCGGCAGCCGCGACGGGCGCTGCGAGCTGCCGGCGGGGGGCACGTGCATGTGGGTCAAGGCCTACGACTGTCTCAAGACCCGCACCGCACGCCCGACGTTCACGGCGCCGCCCGTCCCGCCCAAGGACCGCGGGCTCGAGGGGTCCTGCTCGTGGATCAACTTCTGCCTCGGCCGCGACCACCGCCG